From the genome of Natrinema marinum:
CAGGATCCGATGGAGTCGCTCAACCCCGTCTTCACCGTCGGCGGACAGCTCCGGGAGTTCATCGAACTCAACCGCGGGCTGCCGGAAGACGAGGCGAAAGCCGAGGCGATCGACATGCTCCGCGAGGTCGGCATCCCCGATCCCGAGCAGCGCTACGAGGAGTACCCCCACCAGTTCTCCGGCGGGATGCGCCAGCGCGTACTCATCGCGATGGCGCTGGCCTGCGAGCCGAGCCTCATCATCGCCGACGAGCCGACGACGGCTCTGGACGTGACGGTGGAAGGGCAGATCCTCGATCTCGTGGACGACCTCCAGGAGAAGTACGGGACCAGCTTCATCTGGGTCACCCACGATCTGGGCGTCGTCGCCGAGATCTGCGACCGGGTGAACGTCATGTACTTAGGCGAGATCGTCGAGCAATCGCCGGTCGACGAGCTGTTTTACGACACCAAACACCCCTACACCAACGCGCTGCTGAACTCGATTCCCCGCCCCGATCGGACCGTCTCGGACCTCGAGGCGATCGAGGGCGTGATGCCCGAGGCGATCAATCCGCCGTCGGGCTGTCGGTTCCACCCGCGCTGTCCCGACGCGCACGAAGTGTGCACGCGGGTCCACCCCGAACCGAGGGTCGTCGCCGACGCCGACGGCGAACCGCACCGCGCGGCCTGCGTCAAACACGGCGCGTTCGACGCCGACTACGACGGGAGCCCGCCGCTCGAGGCGGCGGAAGCCGAAGAAAGTCCACAGACGGTCGAGCCGGAATCGGAACTCGCGGCCAATCCGGTCGCGGACGAGAGCGGAGGTGAGGGCGGTGAGTAGCGGGATCCGGATGGACGAGGAGGACAGCTACGACCGAGAGGGACCGCTGCTCGAACTCGAGGGCGTCTCCAAATACTTCGCCCAGGAGTCGGGGCTGCTGGGGGGCGTCCAGTTCGATTCCAGCCGTTTTCCGCCGGTCAGCGTCGACCGCGGGCGGGTCGAAGCGGTCGACGACATCTCCCTCGAGATCCGGCCGGGCGAGACGCTCGGGCTCGTCGGCGAGTCCGGCTGCGGCAAGAGCACGCTCGGCCGGACGATCCTGCGCCTGCTCGAGCCCACCGAGGGAGACATCTACTTCAAAGGAGAGAACTTGGCCGATCTCGGCGGCGAGGAACTGCGCCAGACCAGGTCGGACATGCAGATGATCTTTCAGGACCCGCAGTCGTCGCTCGATCCGCGGATGAAGGTCGGCCGGATCATCGAGGAGCCGATGCAGGCCCACGACATGCTCGACGACGAGGGGCGGGAGGCCCGCGCGAAAGAGCTGTTAGAGAAGGTCGGGCTCGATCCGCGCCACTACAACCGGTACCCCCACGCCTTCTCCGGCGGGCAGCGCCAGCGGATCAACCTGGCGCGGGCGCTGTCGGTCGATCCGGACTTCGTCGTCTGCGACGAGCCCGTCTCCGCGCTGGACGTCTCCATCCAGGCGCAGGTGCTGAACACGATGGAGGAACTTCAGGAGGAGTTCGGCCTCACCTACCTCTTCATCGCCCACGACCTCTCGGTGATCCGCCACATCTCCGACCGCGTGGCGGTGATGTACCTGGGCCACATCGTCGAGCTAGCGGAGAAAGAGGAACTGTTCGAGAACCCACAGCACCCCTACACGCGTGCATTGCTCGAGTCGATCCCCGTCCCCGATCCACGGGAGACGGGAACCAGAGGCGTCCTCGAGAGCGAGGTACCGAGTCCGGCGAATCCGCCCTCCGGCTGTCGGTTCCGGACCCGCTGTCCGCGCCTGATCGCGCCCGACGCGTACGACTGGGGCGACGGCGAGTGGGAGCGGACGCGGGCGTTCATGCGCGCGGTCAAGCGCCGAACGTTCGAGCCGATGCCGGCCGCGGAGGTCGACGCCGCGTTCTTCGACGGCGACCTGCCGGACGGCCAGGCGGGAGATGTCGTCGCCGAAGCCATCGACCTCGTCGCGACCGATCGCGAACCGGACGGCGACCGCGAGGGAGACGGCCCGGTCCGGTGGGAGGCGGCGACCGACCTGTTGCTCGAGTCCTTCGCCGAACGGAGTATCTGCGCGCGCGAACGGCCGGCGTACGACCTCGAGTCGGCGGACGGAGCGGGCGAGCGGTTCGCGGCGTGTCACTTACACCGGTGAGCAAGCGAGGAGGTCCGCCATCGTGTCCGCTTTCCCTCATTTGTGAGCCGGTCGCGAACCTCGAGACCCGTCGCCGATGGAACGAACGAATACCGACGATACGTGTCTCAATACCGTCGTGCGTCCGACACCACACGCGTCACTGGCGCCGTCGAACCCACACGATCGTTCATCTCGAAAACACTTATACAACCGCCACACTTCTTTACTACTGTATGAGTAAACTACTCACCACCGTCACAGCAAGTACGAACCGACTCGCGAAGACCCGACGCACGATCGCCCACTCCCCCGACTTCGGCGGCGACCGGCCGACCGACGAGAGCGGGCGACCAGCCACGCGCATTCCACCGGGCGGCTTTCTCACCGGGTGAGGACTCGAGTCGATGATCGACCCCCGTGGCCGCGGTCTGCACTTTTCGCTCGATTCGGCGCCGCTCAGTCGAACACCGACGACGGCCCCTTGAGGTACACGTCCTGTTCGGTCACCCGCTCGTAGACGTCGTAGAGCGCCTCTACTGCCGTTTCATCGGGGTCGAACCGGACGTGGGGCGCGGCGTGATAGCCCCGACAACTGAGCAGGAAGAAGTACAGCGTCCGGTGGTGGTCGGGCGTCGCGTCGATGACGCCCATCGAGCGGCCGCCGAGGTCGTCCGAGAAGTCGTTCAGCAGCGCCGCGATGTCGTCGTGAAGCTGGTCGTCCGGCCGATATCGCGGCACCCCGAACGTCCGCTGCATGTACGTCGTCGCCGCCTCGAGAAACGGGTTCGAATCGAGCCCCGTCGGATCCACGGCCCGAAACGTCTCGTAGAGATCGAGGATCGAGGAGAGTTCCCCGCGCGTGACCGCGATGGGCATCACGGGGTCGCCGTTGGGCAACGAGTAGTCCGGAAAGGCGTGCGAACCGGGGTCGGGCAACCGGGCGAACACCTGTTCGAGCGACATGTATTCGCCTATGTCACGAGATCCCAAACTGTTACCGGTGGCGTCGGCTCGCGGCTACGCCTCCCGATCGGCGGCCCACTCGAGCAGCGGCTGGAGCCGACGACAGAGTTCGTCGCCGTCGTCGGTGAGGTCGTACTCGACGCGCGGTGGTATCTCCGCGTACTGCTCGCGCTCGAGGTAGCCGGCGTCGACGAGATCCTCGAGCCGCGTCGAGAGCGTCGAACTGCTCACGTCCTCGAACGTCTCCTCGATCTCGCCGTAGCGCGCGGGGCCGATCGCGCCGACGACGCAGATCAGTTGCATCGCGTACCGACGGCTGAGGAGGTCCATCAGCCCGTCGAGTTGGCAGTAGCAGTCGAGATCGCACGGCGTATCGGATGCATCGGTCGTCTCGGCCGGCTCGAGTCGGTCGTCGTCGGATTCGCTCATGGCTTTCGGTCACCGAAGTTACTCCGTTACTTCGGAGTCGACAGTACAAGTACTTCGCGACTCGAAGTAACGTCGTATGACGGAGCAAACCTGCGAGTGTTGCGGCACAGTCGAAAGTCGGTCCCCGGAAAAAGACCGAGAGGAAGAAGCGTCGGTCGATCGGTGGGTCGGTGACGGATCGGTCATGGAAACGCCCCTGCCGGACGACGTTCGGACGGCGATGGACCGGTTCTTCGGCGACGCGTCGATCGCGACGCTCGAGGACTGGGTCACCGAACTCCGGGCACGGACCGGCGGCGGATCGATCGACGTCGATGATCTCTGTCACGCCGAGGGAGAGACGCCCCACTGGGGCGACCTCGACGGGAGGCGGTACCACTTCCGATGTTTCTACGATGCCGTCGCGCTGGCCGAACTGGCCTCGGAGCCAGTCGAGATCCGCACGGAGAGTCCGAGTGGGGCAGTCATCGAGGCTCGAGCGACGGGCGACGGCGACCTCAGCGCGACGCCGTCGACGGCGGCCGTCTCGTTCGGGATCGTGACCGACGACTCGGTGACGGACGGAACACCGACGCTCGAGGACGCCTACAGTGCGATCTGTCCGGCAGTCAGGGCCTTCCCGACGCGGGAGGCCTACGAACGGTGGGCAGCAGAAACGAACGCGGCGACTATCGGTATGCCGGCATCGGCCGCGACAGCGGTCGCAGCCGGACTCGTAGACGAATAGATCCCGTTCCCTTTCCCCAGTTATCGCCAAGCCGGAAGCGTCGGCGCGTCGTCCGCCTGCATGGAAAGCCAGGCACCGTCGGCGGAGATGTCTGCGATGACGTACTCGTCGCTCGCGGCCGTCGAATCGATCGAACCGACGATCGTGTCGTCGGACGTCATGGCGTGGGGGTTCGTCGCCATGTGAGAGAGTCACAACCACGTACATATAAACTCATCGAATCGGACTGTCCGTTCACGATACCCATCGGCGATCGGACGAATGCCGGCCAATGAAACACTGGGTTTATACTCATTTTCGCCGTACCGACGGGATATGAACGTAGCCGACGCGATGACGCCCCGCGAGGACGTGGTGACCGCCGACCTGCCGGGTACGCGCTCGGATGTCCTCGAGTATCTCCAAGAACAGTCGTTCTCGTCCGTGCCGGTCGTCAAGCCGACCGACAACGGCCTCGAGTATCGGGGGCTGATCTCTCGAGAGACGCTCATCGAACAGCCCGACGAGGACCAACTCGTCATGCTGATGGACGAGGACGTGCCGACGACGACCGCCGAGACTGCTCTCGAGGAGGCCGCGCGGCTGATGGTCGAGACGGGCGCGCGGCGCGTTCCAGTGGTAGACGGCGAGTTCGAGGGGATCATCACGGTGACCGACGTGATCCACGCGATCGCGGCGGGCGACCAGGAGACCGACGACGCCGTCGAGTCCTATGTCAGCGAGGACGTGAACACGACCTACGAGGGCACGCCGCTGCCGGTCGCCGAGCGAGAACTCTCCTACGCGAACGTCCCCTACACCGTCGCGCTGGACGAGGACGGAGAGATGAGCGGCGTCCTCACCGAGGTCGATATCATCGATGTCGCCCGGATCGTTGAGGGCGAGGAGGCGACCGGCGACAACTTCGGCGATCAGGACGACGAGTGGTCCTGGGAGGGCATCAAGGCCGTCGGGAGCCGCTATCTCCCGACTCGAGACATCGAGATCCCGGCGGGCCCGATCCGGGAGTTCATGAGCGACGACGTGGTGACGGTCTCGACGGACACGTCGGTTCAGGAGGCCGCCCAGCGGATGATCAGCAACGACATCGAGCAGATCCCGCTGGTGACCGGCGAGCAACTGGTCGGCATCGTCCGCGACATCGACCTGCTGGAGGTACTCTATGAGTGAGCAAGCGCACGCGGCGGAACCGACGAGCGAGAAACTGGTCGAACTGGCCAAGCGGCGGGGGTACTTCTTCCAGTCCTCGGGCGCGTACGGCGGCGTCGGCGGCTTCTACACGTTCGGCCCGCAGGGTGCAGCGCTGAAAGGCAACGTCGAGGACGCCTGGCGCGATCGCTTCGCGGTCGCGGAGGGCAACATGGAGATCGACGCACCGACGATCATGCCCGAACCCGTCTTCGAGGCTTCGGGCCACTTAGACGGCTTCGACGACATGCTCGTCGAGTGTCCCGAATGCGGCGAGAGCCACCGCGCAGACCACGTCGTCGAAGACAACACGGAGTACGAGGACGCCGAGAGCCTCCCCATCCCGGAGGTCGAAGATGTCATCGCGGAGTACGAACTCGTCTGTCCGAACTGCGGCGCTGGACTGGCGGGCCAGGCCGTCGAGGCCTTCAACCTCATGTTCGCGACGAACATCGGCCCCGGCGACTCCCAGCCGGGCTACCTGCGACCCGAGACGGCACAGGGCATCTTCGTCGAGTTCCCCCGGCTCAAGGAGTACGCGCGCAACCAGCTCCCCTTCGGCGTCACCCAGATCGGCCGCGCGTACCGCAACGAGATCAGCCCCCGGCGCTCGATCATCCGCACGCGGGAGTTCACGCAGGCTGAACTCGAGTACTTCGTCGATCCCGAAACCGACGAGCCCGATCTCTCCGACGTAGAAGACGTCGAGGTGACGCTGTACCCGGCCAGCGAACAGAACGCCGAGGACGGGGAGGAACTCGAGACGACCATCGGCGACGCCGTCGAGGACGGGATCATCACCGACCAGTGGGTCGCCTACTTCCTCGGCGTCGCGAAGCCGTGGTACGACGCGGTCGGCGTCGACATGGACCGGTTTCGCTACCGCCAGCACCTCTCGGGCGAGCGGGCCCACTACGCCAGCGACTGCTGGGACGCCGAGAGCGAAATCGACGGCAACTGGATCGAGATGGCCGGCTTCGCCCACCGCGGAAACTACGACCTCTCGAAACACGCCGAACACTCCGGCGACCGCTTTACCGTCTTCCGGCAGTACGACGAGCCCAAGACCGTCGAGCGCGCCACGGTCGACCCCGATATGAGCTATCTGGGGCCGGAGTTCGGCGGCGACGCACAGGCAGTAGTCGGGAAACTCGAGGATCTGGCCGCGCGCGACCGCGACGCATTCGACGGAGAGACCGTCGAGATCGACCTCGAGGGCGAGAGCCACGCGCTCCCCGTCGAGAAGACCGGCTTCGCGGTCGAAGAGCAGACCGAGGCCGGCGAGCACGTCACGCCCCACGTCGTCGAGCCTTCCTTCGGGGTGGACCGGTTGGTCTACACCGTCTTGCACCACGCCTACCGCGAGGACGAAGTCGACGGCGAGGAGCGCACCTTCCTCGAGCTCGAGCCGGAGGTCGCGCCGACCTTCGTCGGCGTCTTCCCGCTGCAAAGCGACGATGAACTCGAGACCGAAGCAACGGAGATCGCCGCGGACCTGCGCGAGGCGGGGCTGTCGGTCACCTACGACGACTCGGGCAACATCGGCCGGCGCTATCGCCGTCAGGACGAGGTCGGCACGCCGTTTTGCGTGACCGTCGACTACGAGAGCCTCGAGGACGGGGCCGTGACGGTCCGCGAGCGGGACACGACCGCACAGAAACGCCTGCCGATCGACGAGCTCCCCGAGACGCTGTCGGCGATCCGGGCCGGCGACCTCGAGTTCGAGGAACTGTAGCGGACGTGTTGCCAGTATCGGCGGCGGCCACTGCTGTTGCACCCGCGAGCGAACCCGAAGGGTGAGCGAGCGGGCCGACGACTGACCCAGAAGCCGCGCGACGCGCGGCTGGCGGGGAAGGAGGAGACTTTTGATCAACCGTTTACCGAGCGAACGAGCGAAGCGAGTGAGCGTCGTTCGAGACGGCTTCGCCGTCTCGTGATCACGAAAGGCGCTTTGCGCCTTTCGAACGACAGCGTAAAAGGTTGGAGTTGATCGACGGACTGAAGGTCACCTCACTCGAGGCTCAATACGATGGCCGACGAACTGAAGCGGCGGCTCGTCCACGCCAGCGGCTCGGGACTGGTCGCGCTCTATCTGCTCGCCGGCGCACTCGAGCTGGGACTGACGTGGCCCCGGTTCAAGCTCCTCATGGTTACCCTCGCGGCCGGCGCACTCGTCCTCGAGTTCCTTCGGCTGCAGGTCGGACTCGACTGGCGGCTCTACGACGTGCTTACGCGCGAGTACGAGCAGGACAACCCGGCCGCGTACGCCCTCTACCTGATCAGCATGGCCGCCGTCGTGGTGGCCTTCGATCCGGACATCGCCCTCCCCGCCATGTTGATGCTCTCGCTGGGCGACCCGATCAGCGGCGCGGTCTCGGACAACAGCCTCCAGCGAATCAAGCCGCCGAAGGTGCTCGGAACGATGTTTCTCGTCTCGACGCTCGTCGCGATCCCGTTTCTCCCGCTGCCCGTCGCGGTGGTCGCCGCGATCGGCGCGACGATCGCCGACGGCGTGACCCTCGAGATCCGGACCTACATCATCGACGACAACCTGACGATCCCGATCTACGCCGCCTGTCTGGCGTTCGTCGCGATGAAGGTCGTCGCCGCGTGAGCCGCCGTCGCAGCACCGCTCGGGCTCGTGCCGACGCCGTTCCGGGCGGCGAACGGCCGGTTCCGAAATCGGCAAGCCCGTACCGTTCTGGAGCTATCAAGACGCTCGCCGCCAAACGAGAGCACCTACCGTGTCACAGCCGGGAGCGAGCGAGCGACTGTCGAGCGTGCGGGCCTTCTTCGCGGACGGCCGCGGCTCGATCCTCGTCGCCGTCGCCGCCGGCTGGTTCCTCTCGATCGGCGTCCGGCTCGCCTATCCGGTGTTGCTTCCATACCTCCGGGAAACCTTCGGGCTCGACCTGACGACCGCCGGACTGCTGTTGACTGCCCTCTGGCTCTGCTACGCACTGGGACAGCTCCCCGGCGGCCTGCTCGCCGACCGGTTCGGCGAGGGGAACGTCCTCGTCGCGAGCACCGTGATCTCGGCGGTAACGCTCGGGTTCGTCGCCGTCGCCGGCTCCGCGCCGGTGGTCTACGTCGCCACGGCGGCGTTCGGCTTCGGGACGGCGCTGTACGGCGTCGCCCGCTTTACGACGCTGTCGGACACCTACCCCGACAACGACGGCACCGCGATCGGGATCACGATGGCTGCGGGTCAGGCCGGCAACACCCTCCTGCCGCTCGCGGCCGGCGGCATCGCGTCGGCGTTCGCCTGGCAGTACGGCTTCGGCCTCGTCGTCCCAGCGTTCGCGCTCGTCGCGATCGGGCTCCGGTTCGTCGTCCCCGCGCGCACCTCGGGCTCGACCAGCGCCGTCGACAGCGTTTCGCTCGAGACGGTTCGCTACGTCGGTGCGCAACTGCGCCGGCCGGAGATCCTCACCGTCGCGGCGATCCAGATCCTCACCTACTGTGTCTGGCAGGGATTTACGGGCTTTTATCCGACCTACCTGATCCAGATCAAGGGCTTCTCCGAGGCCACCGCGACCGGACTCTTCAGCGCCTTCTTCGCGGCTGGGATCGTCGTCCAGCCGCTGACGGGCCGGCTCTACGACCGGTTCGGCATCCGGAAATCGCTGCCGCCGGTGCTCGGGATCGTCGTCCTGTCGTTGATCGCGCTCCCCTTCCTCGAGGGCTTTTGGCCCCTCGTCGTCGGGACCGTCGTCCTCTCGAGCATCCTCGGCTACGGGACGATCACCCTCCCGTACATGACCTCGGCGTTTCCCTCGGACATGCAGGGGACGGGACTGGGCTTCCTGCGGACCGTCTACATGACCGTCGGCGCGCTGAGCCCGGTCATGGTCGGCGCGCTGGCCGACCGGGGGTACTTCGACGAGGCGTACTTCGTGCTGGCGGGGTTCGTTGCCGTTGCGATCGGTTTCACGTGGTGGTTGCCGGAACAGTGACTCGGCTCGGGAAGCCGCTACGGCTACGCGTTCAGCCGCCAGAGTTCGTAGTTGAGCACGGCCGCGAACGTCACCCACGCGAGGTACGGGACGAGCAGCGCCGCCGCGCGCCGGTCGACCCGGCGGAAGGCGAGGATCGTCGCGGCGACGAGCGCCCAGAGGACGACGATGACGACGAACGCGGCGAACAGCGCCTCGAGAGTGAAAAACGTCGGCGTCCAGACGACGTTGACCAGCATCTGTGCGGCGAACAGCCCCAGCGCGAGCCGCCGGCCGTCGGCGTCGCTACGCCAGACGAGCCAGAGCGCGACGCCGAGCAGCGTGAAGAGCGCCGTCCAGACGACCGGGAAGGCGATCGTCGGCGGGTAGAACCACGGCTTCGCGAGGCTGCGGAACCAGGCGCTGTCCGGCGACGAGAGGACGCCCGGCAAGCCGCCGACGACGTTCACTAGGAGGACGAACCCGGCTGCCCGAAGCAGCGAACCGGGATCGGGAGCGGAAAACGAGGGCGTTCGGGTTTCCATACGTTCGCTACGTCGCGAGCGCGCTTATACCGATGGCCGACCACCCACTCGGGAGATCGAACTGGCGCCACGAGGCGGCGTTCTGTCGCCCGCTCGAGCGAGGGACTACTTTCACCGCGGGACGGGAACCCTTCTTCGGGGCGGCGGTGAGCGACCGACAATGGCAGCGACGGACGAGGATACGACGGTGCCGCTGCTCGAGCCGCGGCGACAGCGTGTCGAACCTCGTATGAAATCGACGCCGATAACGTCGGTGCTCATCGAAACGTCGACATCGGAGTCGGACCGACGAGTCGTTCGTCGATCCGGATTACTAGTTCACCGTATCTCGTAATCGTAGCGTTGCGTTTCAGGACCCCAAACTGTTCAAACGATAGACTGACCAATTGTATCGTTAGATGCCCTCATCGTTATAGGACGAGATGGGAGTTAGCAAGGAATTTGATTATAACGTTCACCTGCCAGTCTAAGGAACAGACCATCAGAAGATTTTTCATCTGACATGAAAGAAAAGAACCATGGATAGCAGGGATGTAACCCGTCGCGATAGGTGGCGCGATTCTGTCCTTTTTTCATTGTTAACGGTAGTATCGGGCGTCGTCTGTTTTGTGCAGGGATTCTCTATAAGTTGGGTGGTCATTCTCGTCAGCATCGGGGTGGGGGGAGTATTGAGTACTGCTCTCGGAGTCGTGAAAGGGCGTCCGCTGTTCGAGCTTCCGTTGGCGCTAGTGTGGGTGGCCGCATTACCAATTGCCTTTATGCAAGAGTCGCTACGACCCGGTGCCGTCGCCTTGCACGCAACCGGGGCTATACTCATATTGTACGAGATTTATAAGTAGTCAGAGAAACAGAAGTGCTGCTCAGTTCTCGTGCCGAAATAGATGCAGCCCGATGGGCACACGGTCGTTCTCGAACGATACGACGTACTAACGGGTGCGGTAGATCCTCAAGGCCTTCGTTTCGTTCAGTCGTCGATAAGTGCGTGTCGAAGAATCGATCGGCGGCTCGGTAGAGGCGTCCGGAACCACCAGTCGACGGCACAGTATCGCTCTCGGCCCGGACCCTTGTGTGGGTTCGGACGGTTCCTGCGGCAGAGACGAGCGTATCGTAGAACGTCACCCACACCCCACTGGGGAAGCCAATCACAATGCAACACACGGGAGTTACACTTTCACCGTGCTTTCTCAACG
Proteins encoded in this window:
- a CDS encoding ABC transporter ATP-binding protein, which produces MSSEPLLRVENLKTQFDTEAGTVRAVDGISFEVYEGEIVGLVGESGAGKSVASMSLLRLVESPGEIVAGEITYKGETIVGIEEGPDGEPRQRDDALSSEEIRTRIRGNEIAVIFQDPMESLNPVFTVGGQLREFIELNRGLPEDEAKAEAIDMLREVGIPDPEQRYEEYPHQFSGGMRQRVLIAMALACEPSLIIADEPTTALDVTVEGQILDLVDDLQEKYGTSFIWVTHDLGVVAEICDRVNVMYLGEIVEQSPVDELFYDTKHPYTNALLNSIPRPDRTVSDLEAIEGVMPEAINPPSGCRFHPRCPDAHEVCTRVHPEPRVVADADGEPHRAACVKHGAFDADYDGSPPLEAAEAEESPQTVEPESELAANPVADESGGEGGE
- a CDS encoding ABC transporter ATP-binding protein codes for the protein MDEEDSYDREGPLLELEGVSKYFAQESGLLGGVQFDSSRFPPVSVDRGRVEAVDDISLEIRPGETLGLVGESGCGKSTLGRTILRLLEPTEGDIYFKGENLADLGGEELRQTRSDMQMIFQDPQSSLDPRMKVGRIIEEPMQAHDMLDDEGREARAKELLEKVGLDPRHYNRYPHAFSGGQRQRINLARALSVDPDFVVCDEPVSALDVSIQAQVLNTMEELQEEFGLTYLFIAHDLSVIRHISDRVAVMYLGHIVELAEKEELFENPQHPYTRALLESIPVPDPRETGTRGVLESEVPSPANPPSGCRFRTRCPRLIAPDAYDWGDGEWERTRAFMRAVKRRTFEPMPAAEVDAAFFDGDLPDGQAGDVVAEAIDLVATDREPDGDREGDGPVRWEAATDLLLESFAERSICARERPAYDLESADGAGERFAACHLHR
- a CDS encoding winged helix-turn-helix transcriptional regulator; translated protein: MSESDDDRLEPAETTDASDTPCDLDCYCQLDGLMDLLSRRYAMQLICVVGAIGPARYGEIEETFEDVSSSTLSTRLEDLVDAGYLEREQYAEIPPRVEYDLTDDGDELCRRLQPLLEWAADREA
- the merB gene encoding organomercurial lyase, with translation METPLPDDVRTAMDRFFGDASIATLEDWVTELRARTGGGSIDVDDLCHAEGETPHWGDLDGRRYHFRCFYDAVALAELASEPVEIRTESPSGAVIEARATGDGDLSATPSTAAVSFGIVTDDSVTDGTPTLEDAYSAICPAVRAFPTREAYERWAAETNAATIGMPASAATAVAAGLVDE
- a CDS encoding DUF7556 family protein, yielding MATNPHAMTSDDTIVGSIDSTAASDEYVIADISADGAWLSMQADDAPTLPAWR
- a CDS encoding CBS domain-containing protein, yielding MNVADAMTPREDVVTADLPGTRSDVLEYLQEQSFSSVPVVKPTDNGLEYRGLISRETLIEQPDEDQLVMLMDEDVPTTTAETALEEAARLMVETGARRVPVVDGEFEGIITVTDVIHAIAAGDQETDDAVESYVSEDVNTTYEGTPLPVAERELSYANVPYTVALDEDGEMSGVLTEVDIIDVARIVEGEEATGDNFGDQDDEWSWEGIKAVGSRYLPTRDIEIPAGPIREFMSDDVVTVSTDTSVQEAAQRMISNDIEQIPLVTGEQLVGIVRDIDLLEVLYE
- the glyS gene encoding glycine--tRNA ligase, coding for MSEQAHAAEPTSEKLVELAKRRGYFFQSSGAYGGVGGFYTFGPQGAALKGNVEDAWRDRFAVAEGNMEIDAPTIMPEPVFEASGHLDGFDDMLVECPECGESHRADHVVEDNTEYEDAESLPIPEVEDVIAEYELVCPNCGAGLAGQAVEAFNLMFATNIGPGDSQPGYLRPETAQGIFVEFPRLKEYARNQLPFGVTQIGRAYRNEISPRRSIIRTREFTQAELEYFVDPETDEPDLSDVEDVEVTLYPASEQNAEDGEELETTIGDAVEDGIITDQWVAYFLGVAKPWYDAVGVDMDRFRYRQHLSGERAHYASDCWDAESEIDGNWIEMAGFAHRGNYDLSKHAEHSGDRFTVFRQYDEPKTVERATVDPDMSYLGPEFGGDAQAVVGKLEDLAARDRDAFDGETVEIDLEGESHALPVEKTGFAVEEQTEAGEHVTPHVVEPSFGVDRLVYTVLHHAYREDEVDGEERTFLELEPEVAPTFVGVFPLQSDDELETEATEIAADLREAGLSVTYDDSGNIGRRYRRQDEVGTPFCVTVDYESLEDGAVTVRERDTTAQKRLPIDELPETLSAIRAGDLEFEEL
- a CDS encoding dolichol kinase, which gives rise to MADELKRRLVHASGSGLVALYLLAGALELGLTWPRFKLLMVTLAAGALVLEFLRLQVGLDWRLYDVLTREYEQDNPAAYALYLISMAAVVVAFDPDIALPAMLMLSLGDPISGAVSDNSLQRIKPPKVLGTMFLVSTLVAIPFLPLPVAVVAAIGATIADGVTLEIRTYIIDDNLTIPIYAACLAFVAMKVVAA
- a CDS encoding MFS transporter is translated as MSQPGASERLSSVRAFFADGRGSILVAVAAGWFLSIGVRLAYPVLLPYLRETFGLDLTTAGLLLTALWLCYALGQLPGGLLADRFGEGNVLVASTVISAVTLGFVAVAGSAPVVYVATAAFGFGTALYGVARFTTLSDTYPDNDGTAIGITMAAGQAGNTLLPLAAGGIASAFAWQYGFGLVVPAFALVAIGLRFVVPARTSGSTSAVDSVSLETVRYVGAQLRRPEILTVAAIQILTYCVWQGFTGFYPTYLIQIKGFSEATATGLFSAFFAAGIVVQPLTGRLYDRFGIRKSLPPVLGIVVLSLIALPFLEGFWPLVVGTVVLSSILGYGTITLPYMTSAFPSDMQGTGLGFLRTVYMTVGALSPVMVGALADRGYFDEAYFVLAGFVAVAIGFTWWLPEQ
- a CDS encoding TspO/MBR family protein, which translates into the protein METRTPSFSAPDPGSLLRAAGFVLLVNVVGGLPGVLSSPDSAWFRSLAKPWFYPPTIAFPVVWTALFTLLGVALWLVWRSDADGRRLALGLFAAQMLVNVVWTPTFFTLEALFAAFVVIVVLWALVAATILAFRRVDRRAAALLVPYLAWVTFAAVLNYELWRLNA